In Cercospora beticola chromosome 3, complete sequence, the following proteins share a genomic window:
- a CDS encoding uncharacterized protein (BUSCO:EOG092644TW), whose translation MARQFFVGGNFKMNGTISKIKEIVSHLNEAKVDPNTEVVISPPSLYLLLTREHLRKGIEVAAQNVFDKPNGAFTGEISVEQLKDSNITWTILGHSERRTIIQETNEFIASKTKSALDGGLGVILCCGETLEQREANKTMDVVLAQLKAVSEQVKDWSKVVVAYEPVWAIGTGKVATNEQAQEVHKGIREWIAKELGNEAAEKTRIIYGGSVSEKNCKDLAKEADIDGFLVGGASLKPAFVDIINAKQ comes from the exons ATGGCACGCCAATTCTTCGTCGGAGGCAACTTCAAGAT GAACGGAACCATTTCCAAGATCAAGGAAATCGTCTCTCACCTGAACGAAGCCAAAGTCGACCCTAACACCGAAGTCGTCATCTCCCCACCATCGCTCTACCTCCTCCTAACCCGCGAGCACCTCCGCAAAGGCATTGAAGTCGCAGCCCAAAACGTCTTCGATAAGCCAAACGGCGCTTTCACTGGTGAGATCTCtgtcgagcagctcaaggaCTCCAACATCACATGGACAATCCTCGGCCACTCGGAACGTCGCACTATCATCCAAGAGACCAACGAGTTCATCGCCAGCAAGACCAAGTCTGCTCTCGATGGTGGTTTGGGAGTCATCCTGTGCTGCGGTGAGACCCTTGAGCAGCGTGAGGCAAACAAGACGATGGACGTTGTGCTTGCTCAACTGAAGGCTGTGAGCGAGCAGGTCAAGGATTGGAGCAAGGTTGTTGTGGCATACGAACCTGTGTGGGCTATTGGTACCGGCAAGGTCGCTACGAATGAGCAGGCGCAAGAGGTGCACAAGGGAATCAGAGAGTGGATCGCAAAGGAGCTGGGTAACGAGGCTgcagagaagacgaggattATCTACGGTGGTAGTGTGAGTGAGAAGAACTGCAAGGATTTGGCTAAGGAGGCGGATATTGATGGGTTCTTGGTTGGTGGTGCTAGCTTGAAGCCTGCGTTTGTGGACATCATCAACGCGAAGCAGTAG
- a CDS encoding uncharacterized protein (BUSCO:EOG09260VYK): MAEQTAQYLGVSAPLSTDLPKPRDNELNDMLMAELKAQNNFESQEGSEKRKKVLGLLQQLAIELVQEAGKKKGLNPELLKEAGGKVSAYGSYQLGVFGPGSDIDTLMVGPKHVSRDDFFELMPGMIRKRVPPEQLTELVPVPGIAVPIIKTEIDGISIDLIWCTLHKDKVPVGLSLDDTELLRGLSETDLKCINGTRVTNKILSLVPQTRVFRVAVRAIKIWAQKRGLYGNVYGYPGGVAYAMMVARVCQLYPKAAASSIVAKFFWVVKSWQWPSPIYLQAREKGPSLNQQEWDPNKNFRDKRHLMPVITPAYPVMNATHTITRSTKTVILRELNRGHEIMTEVYAGKKQWRDLFVKHEFFTSAYQHYIVVVTASKTKEEQQAWSGLVTSRLRYKLVEGIEDSADKVKLVQPFNKGIERHHKCKDEEEVEKVLGGGLEGLVDKTTTTEETADVKQQAAAEGDADVVNGLDSTSEEAEKKEDSKLELWTTTFYLGIELNKGEKNLDISYSVNDFKTNVTSWPGYNPDVHSVQIKYHRDYQLPPDLFEAGETRPVKKKKAKKEPLEKKRSFTNAGLDENHNPAKRRQSASVNGSGTPIVNGAAG; encoded by the exons ATGGCGGAACAGACCGCCCAGTATCTGGGCGTTAGTGCGCCGCTGTCCACCGATTTGCCAAAGCCCCGCGACAATGAGTTGAACGACATGTTGATGGCCGAGTTGAAGGCGCAGAACAATTTCGAGTCGCAGGAAGGCTCGGAGAAGAG GAAAAAGGTCCTCGGTCTACTGCAACAGCTGGCTATCGAGCTCGTGCAAgaggctggcaagaagaaagGCCTCAATCCGGAGCTACTTAAGGAGGCTGGCGGCAAGGTCTCTGCTTATGGCAGTTACCAGTTGGGCGTTTTCGGTCCTGGCTCAGATATCGACACGCTCATGGTTGGGCCAAAGCACGTGTCGAGAGACGACTTTTTCGAACTCATGCCAGGCATGATCCGCAAACGTGTTCCACCCGAGCAACTCACCGAGCTCGTGCCTGTACCTGGTATCGCAGTGCCCATCATAAAGACCGAAATCGACGGCATCTCCATCGATCTGATTTGGTGCACCCTGCACAAGGACAAAGTCCCTGTGGGCCTTTCCCTGGATGATACAGAACTGCTCCGAGGCCTGAGCGAGACCGATCTCAAGTGCATCAACGGAACCCGGGTCACAAACAAAATCTTGTCTCTAGTGCCACAAACACGAGTCTTTCGCGTGGCCGTTCGTGCCATCAAGATATGGGCACAGAAGCGTGGTCTCTACGGCAATGTCTACGGTTACCCAGGTGGTGTCGCTTATGCCATGATGGTGGCGCGAGTCTGTCAACTATACCCCAAGGCAGCCGCTTCGTCGATTGTCGCCAAGTTCTTCTGGGTCGTCAAGAGCTGGCAGTGGCCATCGCCAATATACCTGCAGGCGCGTGAGAAAGGACCTTCGCTCAATCAGCAGGAGTGGGACCCCAACAAGAACTTCCGTGACAAGCGACATCTGATGCCCGTGATCACACCAGCATACCCTGTCATGAACGCCACTCACACTATCACGCGGTCTACCAAGACTGTCATTCTTCGCGAGCTCAACCGAGGTCACGAGATCATGACTGAAGTCTACGCGGGCAAGAAGCAGTGGCGCGACCTTTTCGTGAAGCATGAGTTCTTCACCTCGGCATACCAGCACtacatcgtcgtcgtgacTGCATCCAAGACCaaggaagagcagcaggcGTGGTCTGGTCTGGTCACATCGCGTCTTCGCTACAAACTGGTTGAAGGTATCGAAGACAGCGCCGACAAAGTCAAGCTTGTGCAGCCTTTCAACAAGGGCATCGAGCGACATCACAAGTGtaaggatgaagaagaagttgaaaAAGTGCTAGGTGGCGGCCTCGAAGGCCTGGTTGACAAGACCACTACGACCGAAGAGACCGCAGACGTAAAGCAGCAGGCCGCCGCTGAGGGAGATGCTGACGTCGTGAACGGGCTGGACTCAACCAGCGAGgaagccgagaagaaggaagacagCAAACTGGAGCTTTGGACCACCACTTTCTATCTCGGTATTGAGCTCAACAAAG GCGAGAAGAACCTCGACATTTCTTATTCGGTTAATGACTTCAAAACAAATGTGACGTCCTGGCCTGGGTACAATCCAGACGTGCATTCGGTACAGATCAAGTATCATCGAGA ctATCAGCTCCCACCGGACCTTTTCGAAGCGGGCGAGACCCGACccgtcaagaagaagaaggccaagaaagAGCctctcgagaagaagcggagCTTTACAAATGCAGGCTTGGAC GAGAACCACAATCCTGCTAAGCGCCGTCAGTCTGCGTCTGTGAACGGAAGTGGTACACCAATCGTCAATGGAGCTGCTGGATGA
- a CDS encoding uncharacterized protein (BUSCO:EOG09263274) produces MRTLFSENILSPTPTPAPEQNKKNPFELSFASSGPSAHNSSTASSHNSPKENDWLTSYYREQQRFANEVHIQSNQSHATQNASTRPGHARRKGNPKVLFMGMRRSGKSSIQKVLFEKFSPAETLYLDPTNKIEPATMSSFMNFESSEIPPNIPYLSPDFDREALFGGTTGSIIWVLDMQDEYFQSIDALIKTASFIMDNYPRLNFEVFVHKTDGLSEEYKYDTFRDVRQRVQDELSDAGYGDRSVAFYRTSIFDHSVYEAMSKVVQKLLPQLPAMEALLNKLCSTCRTQKAYLFDTVSKIYLATDTSPTFLKDYEVCSDYVDVIVDIKQIYGWHGPENKNHSSEASSSSSAVVGESLITYDKSGNTYIYAREINEYLSLICVMGQGSTADKRVLIDYNVSILNDALQQMFAL; encoded by the exons ATGCGCACTCTATTTTCCGAGAACATCCTCTCGCCCACGCCTACCCCTGCGCCTGagcagaacaagaagaacccCTTCGAGCTTTCCTTCGCCTCCAGCGGCCCCAGCGCGCACAACAGCTCGACAGCGTCATCGCATAACTCGCCCAAGGAGAACGACTGGCTGACATCGTACTACCGCGAGCAACAACGATTCGCTAATGAGGTCCACATTCAGAGCAACCAAAGTCACGCCACTCAAAATGCATCGACACGGCCTGGCCACGCACGGAGGAAGGGCAACCCAAAAGTGCTCTTCATGGGAATGCGAAG AAGCGGCAAATCCTCCATCCAAAAAGTCCTCTTCGAGAAATTCTCCCCAGCCGAAACCCTCTACCTCGACCCCACCAACAAAATCGAACCCGCCACAATGTCCTCCTTCATGAACTTCGAATCCTCCGAAATCCCTCCAAACATCCCCTACCTCTCCCCCGACTTCGACCGCGAAGCCCTCTTCGGCGGAACCACAGGCTCCATAATCTGGGTCCTCGACATGCAAGACGAATACTTCCAATCCATCGACGCCCTAATCAAAACCGCCTCCTTCATAATGGACAACTACCCACGTCTCAACTTCGAAGTCTTCGTCCATAAAACCGACGGTCTCTCCGAAGAATACAAATACGACACCTTCCGCGACGTCCGGCAACGAGTACAAGATGAACTTTCTGATGCGGGTTACGGAGATCGTTCTGTGGCGTTCTATCGAACTAGTATCTTCGATCACTCTGTCTACGAAGCTATGAGTAAAGTCGTTCAGAAATTGCTTCCGCAATTACCAGCCATGGAAGCTCTTCTCAATAAACTCTGCTCAACATGCAGAACACAAAAGGCCTACCTCTTCGACACAGTTTCGAAAATCTATCTCGCGACAGATACAAGTCCGACTTTCTTAAAAGACTATGAAGTCTGTTCGGATTACGTCGATGTCATTGTCGATATCAAGCAGATTTATGGATGGCATGGACCGGAGAACAAGAACCATTCCAgcgaagcttcttcttcttcttcggctgtgGTCGGCGAAAGTCTCATCACGTACGATAAGAGCGGGAACACGTATATTTATGCGCGGGAGATTAATGA ATATCTCTCCCTCATCTGCGTCATGGGCCAAGGAAGTACAGCAGACAAACGTGTTCTGATTGACTACAACGTAAGTATTCTGAATGATGCACTGCAGCAAATGTTCGCGTTGTGA
- a CDS encoding uncharacterized protein (BUSCO:EOG09264G1F): MTDRLPHNLLALFQPRPPLRYMPPADHAPEDRKTHKIDGIAQFLPMLQAKKEEAKTEVVTECGLQKRDRVVREKQEKQKWLLEEGYKDLYKPAEDENIRGDAFKTLFVGRLPYDCTTKDLEKEFGRFGPIERVRIVTDRGEASTKKGKPKGYAFVLFEREKDMKAAYKDCENLRIRGRPVIVDVERGRTVSGWRPRRFGGGLGGRHYTKQQAPRPMGFGGPPPGPGFRGGFRGGFGDRGGFRGGRGGGRGGGFRGGGGGGYGGVGYGGGPDGAPSGPRSGGGFGGSRGYDDRGPRGSGRDNANYEPLPPRGDRGGGGYRDRDRDYNSGSKRPFEGGYDDSRQRRRY; the protein is encoded by the exons ATGACGGACCGACTCCCGCACAATCTCCTGGCGCTTTTCCAGCCGCGCCCACCGCTCCGCTACATGCCCCCGGCCGATCACGCGCCTGAAGATCGCAAGACACACAAGATTGATGGCATCGCGCAGTTTCTGCCAATGCTTCaggcgaagaaagaggaagcCAAGACAGAGGTTGTGACGGAATGCGGCCTGCAGAAGCGCGATCGCGTGGTGAGGGAGAAgcaagagaagcagaagtggCTGCTTGAGGAAGGATACAAGGATTTGTACAAGCCCGCCGAAGACGAGAATATTCGCGGAGACGCTTTCAAGACGCTGTTTGTGGGCCGACTGCCATACGACTGCACGACTAAGGACCTCGAGAAGGAATTTGGCCGCTTCGGACCTATCGAACGCGTGAGAATCGTGACTGATCGCGGAGAAGCCTCgacgaagaagggcaagcctAAAGGCTACGCCTTTGTCCTCTTCGAGCGCGAGAAGGACATGAAAG CTGCCTACAAGGATTGCGAGAACCTACGAATCCGCGGCCGTCCGGTCATCGTCGATGTCGAGCGCGGTCGCACTGTTAGTGGTTGGCGTCCCAGACGCTTCGGAGGTGGACTGGGTGGACGACACTACACGAAACAACAGGCCCCACGTCCTATGGGCTTCGGTGGTCCGCCGCCAGGTCCAGGCTTCCGAGGCGGTTTCCGTGGAGGATTCGGCGATCGTGGCGGCTTCCGCGGCGGCAGAGGAGGTGGCAGAGGAGGTGGCTTCcgtggtggcggaggtggaggctaTGGCGGCGTCGGTTACGGCGGTGGTCCAGATGGCGCTCCCTCCGGTCCTCGCTCCGGTGGCGGGTTCGGAGGCAGCCGTGGCTACGACGATCGTGGCCCGCGAGGCAGTGGCAGAGACAATGCCAACTATGAGCCACTTCCACCGAGAGGAGATCGTGGCGGAGGCGGCTACCGTGACCGCGACCGCGACTACAACAGCGGTTCGAAGCGCCCATTCGAAGGTGGGTACGACGATTCACGACAGAGACGACGCTACTAA
- a CDS encoding uncharacterized protein (BUSCO:EOG09262TUR): MLNFMDYVQTAFYRKSRWNVDNSYASLTTTSINLLDFQIPSGLRLHVSSLSSPNFATSYTLGSRGVVDGSLSFLYTNLGLQVASKSSDVPLSKLVRGYRHLQELRGPDAKDISLEDRKRDSLLYGRLYLPNSSLEALYLRRISPSRLFQLKCVSDERLPNGGTLLASLQNDQGKYTTEYLYSTDSALLGVRGLYNFGHDPRHAPDDQHAIQVDKLPAHPWDHQGGRLSAGAEAYFSPLNKSGGISTGLRFTTLPSHTGFPYTMALTVNPLMGNLSSTYAVKAGPNLALCSRFDFNVYSYESDVVVGLELWQREQPTEENVWAQQLIRVGWKKTDEDVKGVLKARVDNHGKVGVLWECRFKELLLGVGADVDLKKSERIIGQIGLEVSYSS; encoded by the coding sequence ATGCTCAATTTCATGGACTATGTCCAGACAGCGTTTTATCGCAAATCGCGATGGAACGTCGACAACAGCTATGCCTCCTTGACCACGACCTCGATCAACCTTCTCGACTTCCAAATACCATCTGGTCTGAGACTCCATGTCTCCTCCTTGTCCTCGCCGAACTTCGCAACGTCGTATACGCTGGGTAGTAGAGGCGTGGTGGATGGGTCGTTGAGCTTCTTGTACACGAATTTGGGACTACAAGTTGCGAGTAAGAGCAGTGATGTGCCGTTGAGCAAATTGGTGAGAGGATATAGACATTTGCAGGAGCTGCGGGGGCCAGATGCGAAGGATATCTCACTGGAAGATCGGAAAAGGGATTCGTTGCTTTATGGCCGTCTGTATTTGCCCAACAGCTCGCTCGAAGCATTGTATTTGAGACGAATTTCTCCAAGCCGACTTTTCCAGCTCAAATGCGTGTCGGACGAGAGATTGCCGAATGGAGGCACGCTTCTGGCGAGTTTGCAGAATGATCAGGGCAAATACACGACagagtatctatactcgACAGATTCAGCTTTGTTGGGCGTTCGCGGACTCTACAACTTCGGCCATGACCCACGCCATGCCCCCGACGATCAACATGCGATACAGGTCGACAAGCTGCCCGCTCACCCGTGGGATCACCAAGGCGGAAGACTCAGCGCAGGCGCCGAAGCATACTTTAGTCCATTGAACAAATCAGGCGGCATCAGCACAGGCTTGCGCTTCACCACATTGCCCTCGCATACTGGCTTTCCCTATACGATGGCTCTGACAGTCAATCCGCTTATGGGGAATCTGTCTTCCACATATGCCGTCAAAGCAGGGCCGAACTTGGCTTTGTGCTCGCGTTTTGATTTCAACGTGTACAGCTATGAGAGCGACGTTGTTGTAGGACTGGAATTGTGGCAGCGGGAGCAGCCTACTGAGGAGAATGTATGGGCGCAGCAGCTGATTCGTGTTGGGTGGAAGAAGACAGATGAGGATGTGAAGGGAGTTCTGAAGGCGAGAGTGGACAATCATGGGAAGGTTGGGGTGCTGTGGGAGTGCCGATTCAAAGAGCTACTGCTGGGTGTGGGTGCCGATGTGGATCTCAAGAAGAGTGAGAGGATTATTGGTCAAATTGGTCTTGAAGTGAGCTATTCTAGCTGA